The following proteins are encoded in a genomic region of Mycoplasma sp. NEAQ87857:
- the rplJ gene encoding 50S ribosomal protein L10: protein MSESKFKAAKREVVAEIKDRITNSQAFALAEYRGLTVAELQEFRKQAKELGVEIKVYKNRLFKIAAAETGYADLAEHLVGPNIFAFSLNDDMSAAKLLINFAKKHKLMVVKAGSYEGKVVDAAGVKTVASLPSYEEALAILARSMMQPLQQMSLSLKLVSEGKSE from the coding sequence ATGTCAGAATCAAAATTCAAAGCTGCTAAAAGAGAAGTTGTTGCTGAAATTAAAGATAGAATTACAAATTCTCAAGCATTCGCTTTAGCTGAATACCGTGGATTAACAGTAGCTGAACTTCAAGAATTTAGAAAACAAGCTAAAGAACTTGGAGTTGAAATTAAAGTTTATAAAAATAGACTTTTCAAAATCGCTGCTGCTGAAACAGGTTATGCAGATCTTGCTGAACATTTAGTAGGACCTAACATTTTTGCATTTTCATTAAACGATGATATGTCAGCTGCAAAATTATTAATTAATTTTGCTAAAAAACACAAATTAATGGTGGTTAAAGCTGGATCATACGAAGGAAAAGTGGTTGATGCTGCTGGTGTTAAAACAGTTGCTTCATTACCTTCATACGAAGAAGCACTTGCTATCCTTGCTCGTTCAATGATGCAACCATTACAACAAATGTCATTATCACTTAAATTAGTAAGTGAAGGAAAATCAGAATAA
- the rplL gene encoding 50S ribosomal protein L7/L12 — MAKLEKTTFIESLKEMSIKEIMELVDAMKEEFGIDPMAAMAVAAAPAEGGEEEKSSVKVVLKSDNGKKVQIIKAVKDILGIALMDAKKIVDNLPATIKEDIKPEEAEPIRAALAEAGADVSVE, encoded by the coding sequence ATGGCTAAATTAGAAAAAACAACATTTATTGAATCATTAAAAGAAATGTCAATTAAAGAAATTATGGAACTTGTTGACGCAATGAAAGAAGAATTTGGAATCGACCCAATGGCTGCTATGGCTGTTGCTGCAGCTCCTGCTGAAGGTGGAGAAGAAGAAAAATCAAGCGTTAAAGTTGTTCTTAAATCAGATAACGGTAAAAAAGTTCAAATCATTAAAGCAGTTAAAGATATCTTAGGAATCGCTTTAATGGATGCTAAAAAAATCGTTGACAACTTACCTGCAACAATTAAAGAAGACATTAAACCAGAAGAAGCTGAACCAATTAGAGCTGCTTTAGCTGAAGCTGGAGCTGACGTTTCAGTTGAATAA